One Sphingomonas endolithica DNA segment encodes these proteins:
- the cysK gene encoding cysteine synthase A, giving the protein MKANTILDTIGNTPHIRMQRLFPGTEVWIKSERSNPGASIKDRVALAMIEAAERSGDLRPGGTIIEPTSGNTGVGLAMVAAVKGYKLILVMPESMSIERRRLMLAYGATFDLTPREKGMKGAIERALELIELTPNSWMPQQFENPANIDVHVRTTAQEILTDFAETPIDVIITGVGTGGHITAVAETLKKVWPNLKVYAVEPAASPVISGGQPGPHPIQGIGAGFVPANLHTQSIDGSIQVDAVVAKDMARRAATEEGMLVGISSGATLAAILQKLPDLPDDVRVLGFNYDTGERYLSVPDFLPES; this is encoded by the coding sequence ATGAAGGCCAACACGATCCTCGATACGATCGGCAACACCCCGCACATCCGCATGCAACGGCTGTTCCCGGGTACCGAAGTGTGGATCAAGTCCGAGCGCTCCAATCCCGGCGCCTCGATCAAGGATCGCGTCGCGCTTGCCATGATCGAGGCGGCGGAACGGTCCGGCGACCTGCGGCCCGGCGGCACGATCATCGAGCCGACCTCGGGCAATACCGGTGTCGGCCTGGCGATGGTCGCGGCCGTCAAGGGCTACAAGCTCATCCTCGTCATGCCCGAAAGCATGTCGATCGAGCGCCGCCGCCTGATGCTTGCCTATGGCGCGACGTTCGATCTCACGCCGCGTGAGAAGGGCATGAAGGGCGCGATCGAGCGGGCGCTGGAATTGATCGAGCTGACGCCCAACAGCTGGATGCCGCAGCAATTCGAGAATCCCGCCAATATCGACGTGCACGTGCGCACCACCGCGCAGGAGATCCTGACCGACTTCGCCGAGACGCCGATCGACGTGATCATCACCGGGGTAGGCACCGGCGGCCATATCACTGCCGTCGCCGAAACGCTGAAGAAGGTCTGGCCGAACCTCAAGGTCTATGCGGTGGAACCCGCCGCTTCTCCGGTCATCTCGGGCGGACAGCCCGGGCCACACCCGATCCAGGGCATTGGCGCAGGCTTCGTGCCCGCCAACCTGCACACCCAGTCGATCGACGGCTCGATCCAGGTCGATGCCGTCGTGGCCAAGGACATGGCGCGCCGTGCCGCGACCGAGGAAGGCATGCTGGTCGGCATCAGTTCCGGTGCGACGCTGGCCGCCATCTTGCAGAAACTGCCCGATTTGCCCGATGACGTGCGCGTGCTCGGCTTCAACTACGATACTGGCGAGCGTTACC
- a CDS encoding MFS transporter: MDTAPHPLRIANFRAYWVARFTMTIAQNAMIIVVGWQVYTIARETMTVPQAAAQLGLIGLLQFLPLFLSTPITGYVADRFDRRWIARITVAMQLTCALILAIATYEGWISLPVLFSVAVLLGLARAFAGPAFGALAPNLVPREVLPTAIALSSISWQVGTIIGPALGGFAYAHTATHSGAYWLAVALFGIALACLLLIGKVAQPPRSTARPIKQIIDGLKYVGQNKLVLGTITLDLFAVFLAGTNALLPIYANDIFKVGAAGLSWLAAAPAAGAALIAIFFSIRPLKTNVGPKMLVSVLIYGSATVLFGVAHIIIPAYDFPVAVGALAVAGGADMFSVYIRQSLIQLYTPDEMRGRVGAVSQLTISASNELGEAESGFLASMLGPVGAVLVGGGGAIVVTILWTYLFPSIRRAKTFDPPTTRQDAADKEMEAVS; this comes from the coding sequence ATGGACACCGCCCCCCACCCGCTCCGCATCGCCAATTTCCGCGCCTATTGGGTCGCGCGCTTCACCATGACGATCGCGCAGAACGCGATGATCATCGTCGTCGGGTGGCAGGTCTACACGATCGCACGCGAAACGATGACGGTGCCGCAGGCCGCCGCACAGCTCGGGCTGATCGGCCTGCTGCAATTCCTGCCGCTGTTCCTCAGCACGCCGATCACCGGCTATGTCGCGGACCGCTTCGATCGCCGCTGGATCGCGCGGATCACCGTCGCCATGCAGTTAACCTGCGCGTTGATCCTAGCGATCGCCACCTATGAAGGGTGGATCTCGCTCCCCGTCTTGTTCTCGGTCGCGGTGCTACTCGGGCTGGCGCGCGCCTTTGCCGGGCCGGCGTTCGGCGCATTGGCCCCCAATCTGGTGCCGCGGGAAGTGCTGCCGACCGCAATCGCGTTGTCGTCGATCTCGTGGCAGGTCGGCACGATCATCGGGCCGGCGCTGGGCGGCTTTGCCTACGCGCACACGGCGACGCATTCGGGCGCCTATTGGCTGGCCGTCGCCTTGTTCGGCATCGCGCTCGCCTGCCTGCTGCTGATCGGCAAGGTGGCGCAGCCGCCGCGCTCCACCGCGCGCCCGATCAAGCAGATCATCGACGGCCTGAAATATGTCGGCCAGAACAAGCTGGTGCTCGGCACGATCACGCTCGACCTGTTCGCCGTGTTCCTCGCCGGCACCAATGCCTTGCTGCCGATCTACGCCAACGACATCTTCAAGGTCGGCGCGGCGGGCCTCAGCTGGCTGGCGGCGGCACCGGCGGCGGGCGCGGCATTGATCGCGATCTTCTTCTCGATCCGGCCGCTCAAGACCAATGTCGGGCCGAAGATGCTCGTGTCGGTGCTGATCTACGGCAGCGCCACGGTGCTGTTCGGCGTCGCGCACATCATCATCCCGGCCTACGACTTCCCGGTCGCCGTCGGCGCGCTGGCGGTCGCGGGTGGTGCGGACATGTTCTCGGTCTATATCCGCCAGTCGCTGATCCAGCTCTACACGCCGGACGAGATGCGCGGTCGCGTCGGCGCGGTCTCGCAGCTGACGATTTCGGCCTCCAACGAACTGGGCGAGGCCGAATCGGGCTTCCTCGCTTCGATGCTGGGCCCGGTCGGCGCGGTGCTGGTCGGCGGCGGCGGCGCGATTGTAGTGACCATCCTGTGGACCTATCTGTTCCCGAGCATCAGGCGCGCCAAGACGTTCGATCCCCCGACCACCCGGCAGGATGCCGCGGACAAAGAGATGGAGGCAGTATCATGA
- the pdhA gene encoding pyruvate dehydrogenase (acetyl-transferring) E1 component subunit alpha, translated as MAKAPARPADLTAGPPAHNRERPAEPQPYKASKDELLELYKQMLLIRRFEEKAGQLYGLGFIGGFCHLYIGQEAVAVGLQSALDGEKDSVITGYRDHGHMLAYGIDPKVIMAELTGRGAGISRGKGGSMHMFSTEKKFYGGHGIVGAQVSLGTGLAFAHKYNNDGGVAMAYFGDGASNQGQVYESFNMAELWKLPIIFVIENNQYAMGTSVNRSSAEDQLYKRGESFRIPGIQVDGMDVLACRGAAEEALAWVRAGKGPILLEMKTYRYRGHSMSDPAKYRSREEVQAVRDKSDPIEHCKKLLEGEGVTEADLKAIDAEIRRQVSDAADFAEAAPEPDAAELYTDVLVETY; from the coding sequence GTGGCCAAAGCCCCCGCCCGACCAGCCGACCTGACCGCCGGACCACCCGCGCACAACCGCGAGCGACCCGCCGAACCGCAGCCGTACAAGGCGTCGAAGGACGAGCTGCTCGAACTCTACAAGCAGATGCTGCTGATCCGCCGCTTCGAGGAAAAGGCCGGCCAGCTCTACGGCCTCGGCTTCATCGGCGGCTTCTGCCACCTGTATATCGGCCAGGAAGCGGTCGCGGTCGGCCTGCAGTCGGCGCTCGACGGCGAGAAGGACAGCGTGATCACCGGCTATCGCGACCATGGCCATATGCTGGCCTACGGTATCGATCCCAAGGTGATCATGGCCGAATTGACCGGGCGCGGGGCCGGCATCAGCCGCGGCAAGGGCGGCTCGATGCATATGTTCTCGACCGAGAAGAAGTTTTACGGCGGGCACGGCATCGTCGGCGCGCAGGTCTCGCTCGGCACCGGGCTGGCCTTCGCGCATAAGTATAACAATGATGGCGGGGTCGCGATGGCCTATTTCGGCGATGGCGCGTCGAACCAGGGCCAGGTCTATGAATCGTTCAACATGGCCGAGCTGTGGAAGCTGCCGATCATCTTCGTGATCGAGAACAACCAGTACGCCATGGGCACCAGCGTCAATCGCTCGTCGGCCGAGGACCAGCTGTACAAGCGCGGTGAATCGTTCCGCATTCCGGGCATCCAGGTCGATGGCATGGACGTGCTGGCGTGCCGCGGCGCGGCCGAAGAGGCGCTCGCCTGGGTGCGCGCCGGCAAGGGGCCGATCCTGCTCGAGATGAAGACCTATCGCTATCGCGGCCATTCGATGTCCGATCCGGCCAAATACCGGTCGCGCGAAGAGGTCCAGGCGGTGCGCGACAAATCCGATCCGATCGAGCATTGCAAGAAGCTGCTCGAAGGGGAGGGGGTCACCGAGGCCGATCTCAAGGCGATCGACGCGGAAATCCGTCGTCAGGTCAGCGACGCTGCCGACTTTGCCGAAGCCGCACCCGAGCCGGATGCCGCTGAACTGTATACCGACGTGCTGGTGGAAACCTACTGA
- a CDS encoding pyruvate dehydrogenase complex E1 component subunit beta, producing the protein MAIEIKMPALSPTMEEGTLAKWLVKEGDVVKSGDIMAEIETDKATMEFEAVDEGTIGKILIAEGSDNVKVGTVIATLLAEGEDASAEAPRTAEAPKTEERAGDSANAQPKEAQPADQAANQPEGTTPTKVESGAQQLFEASKHGAEIADPALPEGTEMVKITLREALRDAMAEEMRSDDRVFVMGEEVAEYQGAYKVTQGLLEEFGDRRVIDTPITEYGFAGVGTGAAMGGLRPIVEFMTFNFAMQAIDHIVNSAAKTNYMSGGQMRCPIVFRGPNGAASRVGAQHSQNYGPWYASVPGLIVIAPYDAADAKGLLKAAIRSQDPVVFLENELLYGRTFEVPKLDDYVLPIGKARIMREGSDVTIVSYSIGVGLALEAAEELAGEGIDAEVIDLRTLRPLDKATVLKSLKKTNRMVVAEEGWATCSIASEIVSICMEEGFDDLDAPVLRVANEDVPLPYAANLEKLALLNSAKIVEAVKKVTYR; encoded by the coding sequence ATGGCGATCGAAATCAAAATGCCCGCGCTTTCCCCGACGATGGAGGAAGGCACGCTTGCCAAATGGCTGGTCAAGGAAGGCGACGTCGTCAAATCCGGCGACATCATGGCCGAGATCGAGACCGACAAGGCGACGATGGAATTCGAAGCGGTCGACGAAGGCACGATCGGCAAGATCCTGATCGCTGAAGGTAGCGACAATGTGAAGGTCGGCACCGTCATCGCGACGTTGTTGGCCGAGGGCGAGGATGCGTCGGCCGAAGCGCCCAGGACTGCCGAAGCGCCCAAGACCGAGGAACGTGCCGGCGACTCCGCCAACGCGCAGCCCAAGGAAGCGCAGCCCGCCGACCAGGCCGCCAACCAGCCGGAAGGCACCACGCCGACCAAGGTCGAGAGCGGCGCGCAGCAATTGTTCGAAGCGTCCAAGCATGGCGCCGAGATCGCCGATCCCGCGCTCCCCGAGGGCACCGAGATGGTCAAGATCACGCTGCGCGAAGCGCTGCGTGATGCGATGGCCGAGGAAATGCGCAGCGACGACCGCGTGTTCGTGATGGGCGAGGAAGTCGCCGAATATCAGGGCGCGTACAAGGTGACGCAGGGGCTGCTCGAGGAATTCGGCGACCGCCGTGTGATCGACACGCCGATCACCGAATATGGCTTTGCCGGCGTCGGCACCGGCGCGGCGATGGGCGGACTGCGCCCGATCGTCGAGTTCATGACGTTCAACTTCGCGATGCAGGCGATCGACCATATCGTGAACTCGGCGGCGAAGACCAACTATATGTCCGGCGGGCAGATGCGCTGCCCGATCGTGTTCCGCGGCCCCAACGGCGCGGCGAGCCGCGTCGGCGCGCAGCATTCGCAGAATTACGGCCCGTGGTATGCCAGCGTTCCCGGCCTGATCGTCATTGCGCCGTATGATGCGGCGGATGCCAAGGGGCTGCTCAAGGCCGCGATCCGCAGCCAGGATCCGGTCGTGTTCCTCGAGAACGAATTGCTGTACGGTCGCACGTTCGAAGTGCCCAAGCTCGACGATTACGTGCTGCCGATCGGCAAGGCGCGGATCATGCGTGAAGGCAGCGACGTGACGATCGTGAGCTATTCGATCGGCGTTGGCTTGGCGCTTGAAGCAGCGGAAGAGCTGGCCGGCGAGGGGATCGATGCCGAGGTGATCGACCTGCGCACGCTGCGCCCGCTCGACAAGGCGACCGTACTCAAGAGCCTGAAGAAGACAAACCGGATGGTCGTCGCGGAAGAGGGTTGGGCGACCTGTTCGATCGCCTCGGAGATCGTGTCGATCTGCATGGAAGAAGGCTTTGACGATCTCGACGCCCCCGTGCTGCGCGTGGCGAACGAGGATGTGCCGCTGCCGTATGCGGCCAATCTGGAGAAGCTGGCGTTGCTCAATTCGGCGAAGATCGTCGAGGCGGTGAAGAAGGTGACATACCGCTAG
- a CDS encoding TadE/TadG family type IV pilus assembly protein, protein MSLRFIMLRSLAAEKSGIALIEFAFAAPLLMVLGMYGLETANLAIMRMRVSQAAANLADNISRMGAMDTLGVKSIREVDINDSFAALRSQSSSYKLTTYGRVILSSLERNSAGGQWIHWQRCLGKKQWASSYGVAGNGSSGTGFAGMGPTGQPKITAPDKSGVMFVEIAFDYQPLFSNSLLGEQTIQTKSAFIVRDQRDFTDAKNPYNPSPSATAASCTLYEE, encoded by the coding sequence GTGTCGCTACGTTTCATCATGCTACGCTCGCTGGCAGCTGAAAAAAGCGGGATCGCGCTGATAGAATTCGCTTTCGCCGCGCCATTGTTGATGGTGCTGGGCATGTACGGGCTTGAGACTGCGAACCTTGCCATCATGCGTATGCGAGTTAGTCAGGCGGCGGCGAACCTGGCGGACAACATCTCGCGGATGGGCGCTATGGACACGCTTGGTGTCAAATCGATCCGCGAAGTGGACATCAACGATAGCTTCGCCGCACTGCGCAGCCAGTCTTCAAGCTATAAGCTGACGACTTACGGCCGTGTGATCCTGTCGAGCCTGGAACGCAACAGCGCTGGCGGGCAGTGGATCCATTGGCAACGCTGCCTGGGCAAGAAGCAGTGGGCGTCTAGCTACGGCGTCGCCGGAAACGGGTCGAGCGGTACCGGATTTGCGGGCATGGGGCCTACTGGGCAGCCCAAGATAACGGCGCCCGATAAAAGCGGCGTGATGTTCGTCGAGATCGCTTTCGATTACCAGCCGCTCTTCAGCAACTCACTACTCGGCGAGCAGACGATCCAGACCAAATCGGCGTTCATTGTGCGCGACCAACGCGACTTTACCGACGCGAAGAACCCGTACAATCCCTCGCCGTCCGCCACCGCCGCATCGTGTACCTTGTACGAGGAATAA
- a CDS encoding TadE/TadG family type IV pilus assembly protein, whose amino-acid sequence MLHRLALLARARQGSAATEFAIVAPVLMLMIIGLFDLGHSMYVTAVLQGELERAGRSSSLQSGTSSTTAIDNSVSSIVRNLIGSGATFVSQRLNYSTFAAVGTPEVFVDKVPKNNKYDPGECFEDVNGNGQWDADSGKTGQGGANDVVVYKITVTYPRMFPMAGLFGWSPNQSITASTVLRNQPYATQAIPVVAKC is encoded by the coding sequence ATGCTGCATCGGCTCGCCTTATTGGCCCGGGCGCGTCAGGGATCGGCTGCTACCGAATTCGCGATCGTGGCGCCGGTTTTGATGCTGATGATCATAGGGTTGTTCGATCTCGGGCACAGCATGTACGTCACCGCCGTGCTGCAGGGGGAACTCGAGCGCGCCGGCCGCTCCTCGTCGTTGCAGTCCGGAACGAGCAGCACGACTGCGATCGATAATTCGGTCAGCAGCATTGTACGCAACCTCATCGGCAGCGGTGCGACATTCGTATCGCAGCGGCTCAACTATTCGACCTTTGCTGCGGTAGGCACACCCGAAGTTTTCGTCGATAAAGTGCCGAAGAATAACAAGTACGATCCCGGCGAATGTTTCGAGGACGTCAACGGCAACGGGCAGTGGGACGCCGATAGTGGCAAAACCGGTCAGGGCGGCGCGAATGACGTCGTGGTCTACAAGATCACTGTGACGTACCCACGCATGTTTCCAATGGCCGGCCTTTTCGGCTGGAGCCCCAACCAATCGATCACGGCATCGACGGTGCTGCGCAATCAGCCGTACGCGACCCAGGCCATTCCCGTCGTTGCCAAGTGCTAG
- a CDS encoding TadE/TadG family type IV pilus assembly protein, producing MRDTNSRRSPTTFLGRLARDRRGNTLALAAMAVFPLLGMIGSGLDMGRAYLVKARLQQACDAGVLAARKSMTGTTLDTAARTQATSFFNINLNAGPYPANADGTPGTGPHGSTVQPIVVSDVIAHNAVTGTDIPTGTVHGVAAATVPMTIMKLFGTDSISLNVTCEAELNVSNQDILFVLDTTGSMACLPGDSVSTCDSYVGSNTTQSNGIWLTREKDNSRIDVLRAAVKSFYAAVNNAKAPGSRLRIGFLPYSSGVNVGDVLPSGTLDNGLITYASRLANFSTSKHSPSVTSYGNYDTVETYNNGTALNAANCTSYTTNQAFSGYNPTAGPPTSVITGGNTPANVTTYEYKYNSGKKNNESGTATCKRDRRTVTTTYTTRWAFTNWTYTSARSMPVANYVAGSQMIVPALTSTSTVPSTGSGTPPPYSPLELADMTAAGSTTGMTAISSAWDGCIEERITGSADINGAANSASTRWRPAWRDIEYSRTAFTAQTTSSSDSGDFYRASQDTTGLSETSYSCPKAAALPEELSAAQVGAYVDAPDFVAHGRTYHDIGMIWAARIMSTTSVFSALHSGAPNGKPISRNIIFMTDGDMKPTAQSYSPYGIEKVDRRVMGPTATLNDTTLKTAHNARFLAACQAAQDNGVNVWVVAFGQTMTTELRTCASSDTQAYEALNAASLNSALAQIAQRIADLRLTS from the coding sequence ATGCGGGATACCAACAGCCGGCGCTCGCCAACCACCTTTCTCGGCCGGCTGGCGCGTGACCGGCGCGGCAATACGCTGGCGCTCGCGGCAATGGCCGTCTTTCCGCTGCTCGGCATGATTGGCAGCGGGCTCGATATGGGCCGAGCGTATCTCGTCAAGGCGCGCCTGCAGCAGGCGTGCGACGCCGGCGTGCTTGCCGCGCGCAAATCGATGACCGGCACGACGCTGGACACGGCGGCGCGTACTCAGGCGACATCCTTCTTCAACATCAACCTGAACGCCGGGCCCTACCCCGCCAATGCCGACGGCACACCCGGCACCGGGCCGCACGGTTCGACTGTCCAGCCGATCGTGGTCTCGGATGTAATCGCGCATAACGCAGTGACTGGTACTGACATCCCCACTGGCACGGTGCACGGCGTTGCCGCCGCCACCGTGCCGATGACGATTATGAAGCTGTTCGGGACGGACAGCATCTCGCTCAACGTGACGTGCGAAGCCGAACTCAACGTTTCGAACCAGGACATCCTGTTCGTGCTCGATACGACAGGGTCCATGGCGTGTCTGCCGGGGGACAGCGTCTCCACGTGCGACAGCTACGTGGGGAGCAACACTACCCAAAGCAACGGAATTTGGCTGACGAGGGAGAAAGACAACTCTCGTATCGATGTACTGCGGGCTGCAGTGAAGAGCTTCTATGCTGCCGTCAACAATGCCAAGGCACCGGGCTCCCGACTCCGAATCGGGTTCCTCCCGTATTCGAGTGGCGTCAATGTCGGAGATGTCCTGCCCTCAGGTACGCTCGATAACGGTTTGATTACTTATGCGAGCCGTCTTGCCAACTTCTCCACGTCAAAGCACTCTCCCAGCGTGACATCGTACGGCAATTACGACACTGTCGAGACCTACAATAACGGTACGGCGCTCAACGCCGCCAATTGCACGAGTTACACGACCAACCAGGCTTTTTCAGGCTACAATCCAACCGCCGGACCGCCGACTTCGGTGATAACAGGCGGCAACACTCCTGCGAATGTCACGACCTACGAATACAAGTACAATTCCGGCAAAAAGAACAACGAGAGCGGAACTGCGACGTGCAAGCGTGACCGGCGGACTGTCACAACGACTTATACTACCCGCTGGGCGTTCACCAATTGGACATACACGTCCGCACGATCCATGCCGGTCGCGAATTACGTCGCTGGCTCGCAGATGATCGTGCCAGCGCTGACATCAACCTCGACCGTCCCATCGACTGGGTCTGGGACACCTCCGCCTTATTCCCCTCTTGAGTTAGCGGACATGACAGCGGCCGGATCGACCACCGGAATGACCGCCATCAGTTCCGCTTGGGACGGGTGCATCGAGGAACGGATTACCGGAAGCGCGGATATCAACGGCGCTGCCAATTCCGCGTCGACGCGCTGGCGTCCAGCCTGGCGCGACATTGAGTACAGCCGAACGGCCTTTACGGCCCAAACCACTTCATCTTCCGATTCGGGAGATTTTTACCGCGCTTCGCAAGACACAACGGGATTAAGCGAGACCTCATATTCTTGCCCGAAGGCAGCGGCACTGCCTGAGGAACTATCTGCCGCGCAGGTCGGCGCTTACGTCGATGCACCGGATTTCGTGGCGCATGGGCGTACCTATCACGATATCGGTATGATCTGGGCTGCGCGTATCATGTCGACCACCTCGGTCTTCTCAGCGCTGCATAGCGGCGCGCCCAACGGAAAGCCAATAAGTCGCAACATCATCTTCATGACCGACGGCGATATGAAGCCTACCGCGCAATCGTATAGCCCTTATGGCATCGAGAAGGTCGATCGGCGGGTTATGGGGCCAACAGCGACCCTGAATGATACGACACTCAAGACCGCGCACAATGCCCGCTTTCTTGCCGCCTGCCAAGCAGCGCAGGATAACGGCGTGAATGTCTGGGTGGTCGCCTTTGGACAGACGATGACCACCGAACTCAGAACCTGTGCGAGTAGCGATACGCAAGCCTATGAGGCGCTGAATGCCGCGAGCCTCAACTCTGCGTTGGCACAGATCGCTCAGCGTATCGCCGATCTCAGGCTTACATCGTGA
- a CDS encoding squalene/phytoene synthase family protein translates to MTTLGNTADERATDPERLLALSYAPASVRPAVAALFALDDVLGRILRTTREPMVGQMRLTWWYEALERLDRAPPPAEPVLQALAAHVLPRGVTGTRLALMIDAWEVLLDPELPDDATLEAYAARGVILFGAAATVLGAAQGDPVAPAGRGWALADLSRHIGEPAIAARAAALADAALSAATERKWSRDARSLGALAHLARMDLAVALDVPVRRGSPARVARVLLHRMTGR, encoded by the coding sequence TTGACGACGCTTGGAAACACAGCCGACGAGCGCGCAACAGATCCCGAACGGCTGCTGGCGCTCTCCTACGCTCCCGCCTCCGTCCGACCCGCCGTCGCCGCGTTGTTCGCGCTCGACGACGTGCTGGGCCGCATCCTGCGTACGACGCGTGAGCCGATGGTGGGGCAGATGCGGCTGACGTGGTGGTACGAGGCGCTGGAGCGGCTCGATCGTGCGCCGCCGCCGGCCGAGCCGGTGTTGCAGGCGCTGGCCGCGCACGTGTTGCCACGTGGGGTTACAGGCACGCGCCTCGCCTTGATGATCGATGCCTGGGAAGTGCTGCTCGATCCCGAACTGCCGGATGATGCGACGCTGGAGGCATATGCCGCGCGCGGGGTGATCCTGTTCGGCGCGGCGGCCACGGTGCTGGGGGCGGCGCAGGGCGATCCCGTGGCGCCTGCGGGGCGTGGCTGGGCGCTGGCCGATCTGTCGCGGCATATCGGCGAACCGGCGATCGCCGCCCGTGCCGCAGCACTCGCCGATGCCGCTTTGTCCGCGGCAACGGAGCGGAAATGGAGCCGGGATGCGCGGAGCCTGGGCGCGCTGGCACATCTCGCGCGGATGGATCTGGCGGTGGCTTTGGACGTCCCGGTGCGGCGTGGATCGCCGGCGCGGGTGGCGCGGGTACTGCTGCACCGGATGACCGGTCGCTAG
- a CDS encoding EF-hand domain-containing protein → MWRYLAGGVAALLLVAAGVLVFKSPARSDTMLPAAPMKIEAATGEAQEALPDSVPEASPKTREEKRFNRYDKDRNALITREEYLASRRKAFAKLDTDKDGRLSFDEWAVKTTGKFAAADTDKSGTMTPKEFVATAPKRKVRAQVKCPPAGAASPTREEDEG, encoded by the coding sequence ATGTGGCGATATCTGGCGGGTGGCGTGGCGGCATTGCTGCTAGTGGCGGCGGGCGTGCTGGTGTTCAAGAGTCCGGCGCGGTCGGATACGATGTTGCCGGCAGCGCCCATGAAGATCGAGGCGGCAACCGGCGAGGCGCAGGAGGCGCTGCCCGATAGCGTGCCGGAGGCCAGCCCCAAGACGCGCGAAGAGAAACGCTTCAATCGCTACGACAAGGATCGCAACGCGCTGATCACGCGCGAAGAATATCTGGCCTCGCGGCGCAAGGCGTTCGCCAAGCTCGACACGGACAAAGACGGGCGGCTGTCGTTCGACGAATGGGCGGTGAAGACGACGGGCAAGTTCGCCGCGGCGGATACGGACAAATCGGGGACGATGACGCCTAAGGAATTCGTGGCCACGGCACCGAAGCGCAAGGTGCGGGCGCAGGTGAAGTGTCCGCCGGCCGGCGCCGCATCGCCGACGCGGGAGGAAGATGAGGGGTAA
- the trmFO gene encoding methylenetetrahydrofolate--tRNA-(uracil(54)-C(5))-methyltransferase (FADH(2)-oxidizing) TrmFO yields the protein MTHDIHIIGGGLAGSEAAWQLAEAGFKVRLSEMRGSGEKTPAHHTDGLAELVCSNSFRSDDATSNAVGLIHQEMRTMGSLIMREGDIHKVPAGSALAVDRDGFSEGVTKAIEGHANISVIRERIDTIPDGPVIIATGPLTAAPLAASIGAATGADALAFFDAIAPIVHFDSIDMDTAWFQSRWNKGEGKDYINCAMDQEQYLAFHQGLIEGEKTEFREWEKDTPYFEGCMPIEVAASRGVDTLRYGPMKPVGLDHPVTGRWPYAVVQLRQDNASGTLWNIVGFQTKLKHAEQVRLFRTIPGLENAEFARLGGLHRNTFIRSPELLDPTLRLKSMPNVRFAGQITGCEGYIESAAIGLIAGRFAAAELKGEMLAPPPVATALGALLHHITGAAEAETYQPMNVNFGLFPPIPGRTKKADRKKMYTDRAREALGVWLAA from the coding sequence ATGACACATGACATCCACATCATCGGCGGCGGGCTTGCCGGATCGGAAGCGGCGTGGCAGCTCGCCGAGGCCGGGTTCAAGGTCCGCCTGTCCGAAATGCGCGGCAGCGGCGAGAAGACGCCCGCGCATCACACGGACGGGCTCGCCGAACTGGTCTGCTCGAACAGCTTCCGCTCGGATGATGCAACGAGCAACGCCGTCGGCCTGATCCACCAGGAAATGCGCACAATGGGCTCGCTCATCATGCGCGAGGGCGATATCCACAAGGTCCCTGCCGGCTCGGCGCTGGCGGTCGATCGCGACGGCTTTTCCGAAGGTGTGACCAAGGCGATCGAGGGCCACGCCAACATCAGCGTGATACGCGAGCGCATCGACACGATCCCCGACGGCCCCGTGATCATCGCCACCGGTCCGCTCACCGCCGCACCGCTCGCCGCTAGCATTGGCGCGGCGACCGGCGCCGATGCGCTCGCTTTCTTCGATGCCATCGCGCCGATCGTTCATTTCGACAGCATCGACATGGACACCGCCTGGTTCCAGTCGCGCTGGAACAAGGGCGAGGGCAAGGATTACATCAACTGCGCGATGGATCAGGAGCAGTATCTCGCTTTCCATCAGGGCCTGATCGAGGGCGAGAAGACCGAGTTCAGGGAATGGGAAAAGGATACGCCCTATTTCGAAGGCTGCATGCCGATCGAGGTCGCCGCGTCGCGCGGTGTCGATACGCTGCGCTATGGCCCGATGAAGCCGGTCGGGCTCGATCACCCGGTCACCGGGCGCTGGCCCTATGCCGTGGTGCAGTTACGCCAGGATAATGCGAGCGGCACGCTGTGGAACATCGTCGGCTTCCAGACCAAGCTCAAGCATGCCGAGCAGGTGCGCCTGTTCCGCACCATTCCTGGCCTCGAAAACGCCGAGTTCGCGCGCTTGGGCGGGCTCCATCGCAACACCTTCATCCGCTCGCCGGAACTGCTCGATCCGACGCTAAGGCTTAAATCCATGCCTAACGTGCGTTTCGCTGGCCAGATCACCGGCTGCGAAGGCTATATCGAGAGTGCGGCGATCGGCCTGATCGCCGGGCGCTTTGCCGCCGCCGAGCTCAAGGGCGAGATGCTGGCCCCGCCGCCAGTGGCAACGGCGCTCGGGGCGCTGCTACATCATATTACCGGCGCGGCGGAGGCGGAGACGTATCAGCCGATGAACGTCAATTTCGGGCTGTTCCCACCGATCCCCGGCCGAACCAAGAAGGCGGATCGCAAGAAGATGTACACCGATCGCGCAAGGGAAGCGCTGGGGGTCTGGCTGGCGGCTTGA